A region from the Streptomyces sp. 3214.6 genome encodes:
- the hisH gene encoding imidazole glycerol phosphate synthase subunit HisH, whose translation MSTAAKAGAAKKVVVFDYGFGNVRSAERALARAGADVEITRDYDTAMNADGLLVPGVGAFAACMKGLKEARGDWIIDRRLSGGRPVLGICVGMQILFARGIEHGVQTDGLDEWPGAVEPLQAEIVPHMGWNTVDAPADSELFAGLDADARFYFVHSYAVHDWSLDVHNPLLRAPKVTWSTHGKPFVAAVENGALWATQFHPEKSGDAGAQLLTNWIGTL comes from the coding sequence TTGAGCACCGCCGCAAAGGCCGGAGCCGCCAAGAAGGTCGTGGTCTTCGACTACGGCTTCGGCAACGTGCGCTCCGCCGAGCGTGCCCTCGCGCGCGCCGGCGCCGACGTGGAGATCACGCGCGACTACGACACGGCCATGAACGCCGACGGGCTGCTGGTGCCGGGCGTAGGCGCCTTCGCCGCCTGCATGAAGGGCCTGAAGGAGGCCCGCGGCGACTGGATCATCGACCGGCGACTGTCCGGCGGCCGCCCGGTCCTGGGCATCTGCGTCGGCATGCAGATCCTCTTCGCGCGCGGCATCGAGCACGGCGTCCAGACCGACGGCCTGGACGAATGGCCCGGCGCGGTCGAGCCGCTCCAGGCCGAGATCGTGCCCCACATGGGCTGGAACACCGTCGACGCCCCGGCCGACTCCGAGCTGTTCGCCGGCCTGGACGCGGACGCGCGCTTCTACTTCGTGCACTCCTACGCCGTCCACGACTGGTCCCTGGACGTGCACAACCCGCTGCTGCGGGCTCCGAAGGTGACCTGGTCGACGCACGGGAAGCCGTTCGTGGCCGCCGTGGAGAACGGCGCCCTGTGGGCCACGCAGTTCCACCCCGAGAAGTCCGGCGACGCCGGAGCCCAGCTCCTCACCAACTGGATCGGAACCCTGTGA
- the priA gene encoding bifunctional 1-(5-phosphoribosyl)-5-((5-phosphoribosylamino)methylideneamino)imidazole-4-carboxamide isomerase/phosphoribosylanthranilate isomerase PriA, with the protein MSKLELLPAVDVRDGQAVRLVHGESGTETSYGSPLEAALAWQRSGAEWLHLVDLDAAFGTGDNRALIAEVAGAMDIKVELSGGIRDNDTLAAALATGCTRVNLGTAALETPEWVAEVIAQHGDKIAVGLDVRGTTLRGRGWTRDGGDLYETLERLDKEGCARYVVTDIAKDGTLEGPNLELLRNVCAATDRPVVASGGVSSLDDLRALAELVPLGVEGSIVGKALYAKAFTLEEALEAVAR; encoded by the coding sequence GTGAGCAAGCTCGAACTCCTCCCCGCCGTCGACGTCCGCGACGGCCAGGCCGTCCGCCTCGTGCACGGCGAGTCGGGGACGGAAACTTCTTACGGTTCGCCCCTGGAGGCCGCTCTGGCCTGGCAGCGCTCGGGCGCCGAGTGGCTGCACCTGGTCGACCTGGACGCCGCGTTCGGCACCGGCGACAACCGCGCGCTGATCGCCGAGGTCGCGGGGGCCATGGACATCAAGGTGGAGCTGTCCGGCGGCATCCGCGACAACGACACCCTCGCCGCCGCCCTCGCCACCGGCTGCACGCGCGTGAACCTGGGCACGGCCGCCCTGGAGACGCCCGAGTGGGTCGCCGAGGTCATCGCCCAGCACGGCGACAAGATCGCCGTCGGCCTCGACGTCCGCGGCACGACCTTGCGCGGGCGTGGCTGGACCCGTGACGGCGGCGACCTCTACGAGACGCTGGAGCGCCTCGACAAGGAGGGCTGCGCGCGGTACGTCGTCACCGACATCGCCAAGGACGGCACGCTCGAGGGCCCGAACCTGGAGCTGCTGAGGAACGTCTGCGCGGCCACCGACCGGCCGGTCGTGGCGTCGGGCGGCGTGTCCTCCCTCGACGACCTGCGGGCCCTCGCCGAGCTGGTGCCCCTCGGCGTCGAGGGCTCCATCGTCGGCAAGGCCCTCTACGCCAAGGCGTTCACGCTGGAAGAGGCCCTGGAGGCGGTGGCCCGGTGA